In Acropora palmata chromosome 7, jaAcrPala1.3, whole genome shotgun sequence, one genomic interval encodes:
- the LOC141886861 gene encoding uncharacterized protein LOC141886861 — protein sequence MDNADEISQHDPQSDQFDDGKRLASEQGSASSIDSEDDLFLGTDAQAFSSSRKSVFSSDGSDSVFTGLRSESVNESPRDAGARRVIKALADVGRIDSSDSLVSGFSDSSRNSLEVISLLNARTVDPEEFLADLGFAEPDMRSRIPDRFLQGQSKAHGIDVDYFRRSLDQDDLYASLSQESPVWSDSGSCRIPLRFISSQKEPVQPVFGEGFNSVPLINEPDEAPEGSFDLMRHLRLNKPCHVTKGMFLEPVTEELEVSSVGSGTVRSKISRKLSNEEGTIIVRAESLENANVESELLLSVPVVQNPEEDLESTSILKLSGSEEEANIPRGESLEQVNVKSEVSLGVPLVENATEIMKSNEFIVREVSDNQVEVESLVVVTEGGENNDMEGGDEISSERGEANCIDHHAENSVAGVETKEGEETPVTLPSLAHLRVAGVVVQDSFELEEITTSEDFNDKESSYGDSNVGTNVTIVRRPLTRENSGESSGFEEMILDKETLSPNSDSPTESVERFHDDDSANGKFTSLAALLDPEMVSLVAEKVDKGDKSPRATFGQRRSKSLTKQRPVDEDTLASYVFFHSIPAPKDVAYDGEFLGTKLNHDTFPVDFQPSVNDNPSKDNSSIDLLTSVSDDIAMDKKSFSVESDDDRQQETDSLLEESCGGELMNNKEPIVVKEFEGINILRSAPSSTETIENERDYQKVSSSTEENTDDIELTDSTNQTTEEYLPTDDSEHNCSVAGGMSQFEGEFERSCDILAAESNAVSSVPEERAAATFVGACAEETITESRNVDSLCQQHYLHEINVLEQNIQKYESSLSSAGPLDALKTLYCTKHTIARITEEMKAIQGLRVQIANELERMKQLLDERRLMLQEGIAHGAVGSNISQKMADLLREQSSLSNGLSNISDEVSIRTKASRRERVFFNIERAKRELKEERERCLREFREEIKEGVVRELSERFLSDIEELRREVQSKDEIIEKLLKNQSNRDLKDCS from the exons ATGGACAACGCTGATGAAATAAGTCAACACGATCCACAATCAGATCAATTTGATGACGGGAAAAGGCTTGCTTCAGAGCAGG GAAGTGCAAGTAGTATagattcagaagatgacttatTCCTTGGCACAGATGCTCAagcattttcttcttcaagaaAGTCAGTGTTTTCTTCTGATGGCTCTGATAGTGTCTTTACTGG GCTGCGTTCTGAATCAGTTAATGAGAGTCCACGTGATGCAGGAGCTCGCAGGGTTATTAAAGCTTTGGCCGATGTTGGGAGAATTGACAGTTCCGACAGCCTCGTGTCTGGTTTTTCTGACAGTAGCAG GAATTCCCTCGAAGTTATCTCACTGCTGAACGCCAGGACTGTGGATCCAGAGGAATTTCTCGCGGACCTTGGATTTGCCGAACCAGACATGCGAAGTCGTATTCCTGATCGTTTTCTTCAGGGTCAATCCAAGGCACACGGAATTGACGTGGATTACTTTCGACGAAGTTTGGATCAAGATGATCTCTACGCATCTCTG TCCCAGGAGTCGCCGGTTTGGTCGGACTCAGGCTCTTGTAGGATTCCACTCAGGTTCATCTCGTCACAAAAGGAACCAGTACAGCCAGTGTTTGGAGAAGGTTTCAACTCTGTGCCCCTTATAAACGAACCAGATGAAGCCCCTGAAGGCTCGTTTGACTTAATGAGGCATCTCAGGCTCAATAAACCTTGTCACGTGACAAAGGGTATGTTTTTGGAACCAGTAACGGAAGAGCTTGAAGTCTCATCTGTCGGGAGTGGAACCGTCCGATCAAAGATATCAAGAAAGTTATCCAACGAAGAAGGGACGATTATAGTTCGGGCAGAGTCGTTAGAAAACGCAAATGTGGAGTCGGAGCTTTTACTAAGTGTACCGGTAGTACAGAATCCCGAGGAGGATTTAGAATCGACGAGTATTTTAAAACTGTCGGGTAGTGAGGAAGAAGCGAATATACCACGGGGAGAATCTTTAGAGCAAGTAAACGTGAAATCGGAGGTGTCCCTTGGTGTACCGCttgtagaaaatgcaacagaAATTATGAAATCGAATGAATTTATAGTGCGGGAGGTGTCCGACAATCAAGTCGAAGTTGAATCGTTGGTCGTCGTTACTGAAGGTGGCGAAAACAATGATATGGAAGGTGGCGATGAGATTTCTTCGGAAAGGGGTGAAGCCAATTGCATTGATCACCATGCAGAGAACAGTGTGGCTGGTGTGGAAACGAAGGAAGGCGAAGAAACTCCTGTTACTCTTCCTTCTCTTGCACATCTAAGAGTTGCGGGCGTCGTCGTGCAAGATTCGTTTGAACTCGAGGAGATTACGACGAGCGAAGACTTCAACGACAAAGAATCGTCATACGGAGACTCGAACGTCGGAACCAATGTCACAATAGTGAGAAGACCGTTAACGCGGGAAAACAGCGGAGAAAGTAGCGGTTTTGAAGAGATGATACTAGATAAGGAAACGTTAAGTCCAAACTCCGATTCGCCTACCGAAAGTGTGGAACGGTTTCACGACGACGATTCCGCAAATGGGAAGTTCACGTCACTTGCGGCGCTACTTGATCCCGAGATGGTTAGCTTGGTGGCGGAGAAGGTTGACAAAGGCGATAAATCTCCCCGTGCTACTTTTGGACAAAGGCGTTCGAAGTCATTGACCAAACAGCGTCCAGTAGATGAAGACACATTAGCATCGTACGTGTTTTTTCATAGTATACCCGCACCAAAAGATGTTGCTTATGACGGTGAATTTCTAGGCACAAAATTAAACCATGATACTTTCCCGGTAGATTTCCAGCCAAGTGTAAACGATAATCCTTCAAAAGACAACTCAAGTATCGATCTATTGACCTCTGTTTCGGATGATATCGCGATGGACAAGAAATCTTTTTCCGTCGAAAGTGATGATGATAGACAACAGGAAACTGACTCATTGCTTGAAGAAAGTTGTGGAGGTGAATTGATGAACAATAAAGAACCAATCGTTGTTAAGGAATTTGAAGGCATTAATATTCTACGATCCGCGCCGTCTTCAACTGAAACAATTGAAAACGAAAGGGATTATCAGAAAGTGAGTTCGTCAACAGAGGAGAATACCGACGATATTGAGCTTACAGATTCTACAAACCAAACGACGGAAGAGTATTTACCCACCGATGATAGCGAACATAATTGTTCTGTAGCTGGGGGAATGTCTCAGTTTGAGGGAGAGTTTGAAAGGTCATGTGATATCTTAGCTGCGGAAAGCAACGCGGTGTCATCTGTACCGGAAGAACGGGCAGCGGCTACatttgttggcgcatgcgcagaaGAGACAATAACGGAATCGCGAAACGTTGATTCTTTATGTCAACAG CACTACCTACATGAAATAAATGTTCTTGAGCAAAACATTCAAAAGTACGAGTCATCTCTATCTTCTGCTGGACCGCTGGATGCGCTGAAAACTCTTTATTGTACTAAGCACACAATTGCACG CATAACAGAGGAAATGAAGGCTATTCAGGGGCTTCGCGTACAGATCGCCAATGAGCTGGAAAGAATGAAACAGCTGCTCGATGAACGACGATTAATGCTACAGGAAGGCATTGCTCATGGTGCTGTTGGATCCAATATATCGCAAAAG ATGGCGGATCTTCTACGAGAACAGTCTTCTTTAAGTAACGGGCTCTCGAACATCAGCGATGAAGTATCGATTCGTACGAAAGCATCCCGCCGGGAGAGAGTATTCTTCAACATAGAAAGGGCCAAGCGAGAGCTGAAAGAAGAACGCGAAAGATGTCTGAGGGAGTTTCGCGAAGAG ATCAAAGAAGGAGTTGTTCGCGAACTAAGTGAAAGGTTTTTAAGTGATATAGAAGAACTTCGGCGAGAAGTTCAG tcaaaagatgaaataattgaaaagcTACTGAAGAATCAAAGTAATAGAGATCTGAAAGATTGTAGCTGA
- the LOC141886863 gene encoding techylectin-5B-like: MTCLSQVGFVLVPFLASCIRVQGVLYYPSIQWDHRNTIFQTNYSISVLRRSKLTIVCPNPATIPVLVRDSTPMEEMFENLWIVDKPSYDACAVDTSQPQNRIAMNCDTPLELRYYTIVFQRFSANPDGLEFEPGKNYYFIATSSGRHSSLNETSGGRCSTHNMKMKIYVCVDSNDPRCSTSPMSTPQPTNTISLHTTNSQSDSVHISPTPVTQQLYCSASPVNHYEQLSLSKITNNTNLIPEILNHTSQLTELWAQLRIMTDKLDKIQDELDNCSHGARYGHLTAATPSTAAPILYADCKELFNAGYRVSGVYDIKPPGSNESFPVYCDQQTAIKGWTVIQKRFNGSVIFSNRTWAEYRNGFGSLTGEFWLGLDKIHILTKTPTRIRFDLGTPDGVNRFAAYQGFTINEEDDKYRLTTGRFIAGNCGNSFSSANGNRFSTVDQDNDNSPKSCAQEYKSGWWHGRCHRSSLNGLYFLGSSSDPYHYASGITWYTWKGYSYSLSKSEMKIRIW, encoded by the exons ATGACATGTCTTAGCCAAGTTGGATTTGTGCTTGTGCCTTTCCTGGCGTCTTGCATTCGAGTACAAGGTGTTCTGTATTATCCATCTATCCAATGGGACCACAGGAACACTAT ATTTCAAACCAATTATTCCATAAGCGTTCTTCGCAGAAGTAAACTTACAATTGTTTGCCCAAATCCCGCAACAATCCCGGTACTAGTGCGGGACAGCACGCCGATGGAGGAAATGTTCGAGAACCTTTGGATCGTTGACAAGCCTTCTTATGACGCATGCGCTGTGGATACCTCTCAACCTCAAAACAGAATAGCGATGAATTGCGATACTCCACTGGAACTGAGATACTACACAATAGTGTTTCAACGATTTAGCGCAAATCCCGACGGCTTGGAGTTTGAACCGGGAAAGAATTACTACTTCATAG CCACCTCTTCAGGCAGACATTCATCTCTGAATGAAACGTCCGGTGGAAGATGTTCAACTCACAATATGAAGATGAAAATCTACGTGTGCGTGGATTCAAATG atCCCAGATGTAGTACATCTCCAATGTCAACTCCGCAACCAACCAACACTATTTCTCTGCACACAACAAATTCCCAATCAGATTCTGTTCACATTTCTCCTACGCCGGTCACACAACAGCTGTATTGCTCGG CTTCTCCCGTCAATCATTATGAACAGCTGTCATTGAGTAAAATTACAAACAACACTAACCTCATTCCTGAGATTCTAAACCACACCAGTCAGCTGACAGAGCTGTGGGCTCAGCTAAGAATCATGACGGATAAATTGGACAAGATACAAGATGAACTCGACAACTGCAGCCATGGAGCTAGGTATGGTCATTTGACAGCAGCAACACCATCTACGGCGGCTCCAA TCTTGTACGCCGACTGCAAGGAGCTTTTCAACGCAGGATATCGGGTAAGCGGAGTCTACGATATAAAACCACCGGGCAGTAACGAATCCTTCCCAGTCTACTGCGACCAACAGACAGCGATAAAGGGCTGGACAGTAATTCAGAAGCGCTTCAATGGTTCTGTGATCTTCAGTAACCGAACGTGGGCTGAATATCGAAATGGGTTCGGTAGTTTGACTGGTGAGTTTTGGCTCGGGCTGGATAAAATCCACATACTTACAAAGACACCAACCCGGATTCGGTTTGATCTGGGAACTCCAGACGGAGTAAATAGATTTGCTGCCTATCAAGGTTTTACTATCAATGAGGAAGACGATAAGTACAGGCTGACAACTGGAAGATTCATAG ctGGAAACTGTGGCAATTCATTTTCTAGTGCGAATGGCAACCGATTCTCTACTGTGGACCAAGATAATGATAATTCTCCAAAAAGCTGTGCCCAGGAATATAAGAGTGGTTGGTGGCATGGAAGGTGCCATCGAAGTAGTTTAAACGGTCTTTACTTCCTTGGCAGTTCCAGTGACCCCTACCACTATGCCTCTGGCATCACGTGGTATACTTGGAAAGGATACTCTTATTCTTTGTCCAaatcagaaatgaaaataaggaTTTGGTAA
- the LOC141886862 gene encoding uncharacterized protein LOC141886862, whose amino-acid sequence MAGNSSEQGNEEMDPTVSDAFVESLNKERLLREKSLAESVMLQMANECKAFGGQDEVQKKWQEAAKLIAKQREKEKEGTEQVERHRQKLLQEQKKLKEEWYQQELVKKQQLEKLREEEKRKAKEGADELVSLEMKKRQELENAKQEESKEVFAKKQEWLTLEEARLASEEQRRLEKQKKVEVEKLKHLEEETERAMAEQKRKQEEQKKQEAEWTNYAQDLKRRQEEKARIEAERQRLWQQEKMKENEEISHFVETRKALTDQKKKEYDEERGKTEEEARQLESDVRIEFLERQEKVVSELLQNELQRDELRKLEAAEKRRRELEEKRQQDDKRKLELEESLLAKEREKREREQKVKELEWRRYLEQLKEKEDEKTQREAEHQKRMAAQRREDEQKAAEMAETQKRTREQRRKEENEAMKMAEELRLEQEQKRKEHEQEREEAKRRVLLQEKEKNEQERKKQELAMRKQEEEERLREANKDRQDMEKTKLSEVQRRRQEHFEAQAAVNLSELLDQKDHRDELSKKASESGKQLLEESRLLEEKFREQGERRRREQQELQKQQLLEMKQSENLLMKKAKDLRKGSCATETEGNLPNDAETKWKKGFLARLFSRH is encoded by the exons ATGGCAGGAAATTCAAGTGAACAGGGGAATGAGGAAATGGACCCCACTGTGTCTGACGCCTTTGTGGAGAGTTTAAATAAAGAACGGTTGCTAAGAGAAAAATCTCTTGCTGAGTCAGTAATGTTGCAAATGGCGAATGAATGCAAGGCATTTGGAGGACAAGATGAAGTGCAGAAGAAATGGCAAGAAGCGGCAAAACTGATCGCAAAGCAACGAGAGAAGGAAAAGGAAGGAACTGAGCAAGTCGAGAGACATCGACAGAAATTGTTGCAAGAACAGAAGAAGTTGAAGGAGGAATGGTATCAGCAGGAATTGgtaaagaaacaacaactgGAGAAACTACGCGAAGAGGAGAAGAGAAAGGCAAAGGAGGGAGCCGACGAACTTGTCTCtttagaaatgaaaaaacgTCAGGAACTTGAAAATGCAAAGCAAGAAGAAAGCAAGGAGGTGTTTGCTAAGAAGCAAGAATGGTTGACTCTTGAGGAGGCGAGATTGGCGTCTGAAGAACAAAGGAGgttagaaaaacagaaaaaagtgGAGGTCGAGAAACTGAAGCATTTAGAAGAGGAGACAGAACGAGCTATGGCTGAACAGAAGCGAAAGCAAGAGGAACAGAAAAAGCAAGAAGCAGAGTGGACGAATTATGCTCAAGATTTGAAACGCAGACAGGAAGAAAAAGCGAGAATTGAAGCTGAGAGGCAGAGGCTATGGCAACAGgagaaaatgaaggaaaacgAGGAGATTAGTCATTTTGtggaaacaagaaaagcttTGACAGATCAGAAGAAGAAGGAATACGATGAAGAGCGAGGTAAGACCGAGGAGGAAGCTCGGCAGCTGGAGTCGGACGTACGAATAGAGTTTTTGGAAAGACAAGAGAAAGTTGTGTCTGAGTTATTGCAGAATGAGTTGCAAAGGGATGAACTACGAAAACTGGAAGCGGCAGAAAAGAGAAGGAGAGAATTGGAAGAGAAAAGGCAACAAGACGATAAAAGAAAGCTGGAGCTTGAAGAAAGCTTGTTAGCAAAGGAAAGAGAGAAACGAGAACGCGAACAGAAAGTGAAAGAGTTGGAATGGCGACGATATCTAGAGCAgctgaaggaaaaagaagacgAAAAAACACAACGAGAAGCTGAGCATCAAAAGCGAATGGCAGCGCAAAGAAGAGAAGATGAACAGAAGGCAGCAGAAATGGCTGAGACACAAAAACGCACCAGAGAGCAACGGCGCAAGGAAGAGAACGAGGCAATGAAAATGGCCGAGGAGCTAAGGCTGGAACAAGAGCAAAAGCGAAAAGAACACGAACAGGAACGAGAAGAAGCCAAGAGACGAGTACTGCTGCAAGAGAAGGAGAAGAATGAACAGGAGAGGAAAAAACAGGAATTGGCCATGCggaaacaagaagaagaagagagactACGAGAGGCCAACAAGGACAGACAAGACATGGAGAAGACAAAGCTTTCGGAG GTACAGCGGAGAAGGCAAGAACACTTCGAAGCACAAGCGGCTGTCAATTTGTCCGAGCTTCTGGATCAAAAAGACCACAGAGACGAGCTTTCCAAGAAGGCTTCAGAGAGCGGCAAACAATTGCTGGAGGAAAGCCGACTTTTAGAGGAAAAATTCCGCGAACAAGGCGAGAGGAGAAGGCGCGAGCAACAAGAATTGCAGAAACAACAGTTACTGGAAATGAAACAGTCTGAAAATTTGTTAATGAAAAAAGCGAAAGATTTGAGGAAAGGGTCGTGCGCGACTGAGACCGAAGGAAATCTACCCAATGatgcagaaacaaaatggaaaaagggCTTTTTGGCCAGACTTTTTAGTCGCCATTAA